One segment of Salvia splendens isolate huo1 chromosome 20, SspV2, whole genome shotgun sequence DNA contains the following:
- the LOC121782435 gene encoding probable GTP diphosphokinase RSH2, chloroplastic, whose product MTVPTIALFATCSVPHQIISHASHEFDVYGRSTSSASASPSQRSVSCLFSTPPVKSASYSTGGEELGSLWHDRSVPMRMSVEFNSIRSGSGYMLNGFVTHALGACVVYDSTMLPTDDLTFSSFVELGYAKDLLCEAQSRHSIFSDDFVIKAFNEAEKAHRGQKRASGHPYLQHCVETAMLLANIGANSTIVAAGLLHDSVDDSFFTFDHISASLGSGVADLVEGVSKLSQISKLARDNNTADKTVEADRLHTMFLAMADARAVLIKLADRLHNMTTLEALPLIKQQRFAKETSEIFVPLANRLGASSWKEQLENLCFKHLNHDQYQELSSKLVKFFDEAVITSSVDKLEQALKNGAVSYYSLSGRHKSLFGIYSKMSKKKINMEEVHDIHGLRLIVETREECYKALKIVHHLWREVLGRFKDYILYPKCNGYQSLHTIVICDSMVPLEVQIRTKRMHLQAEYGFAAHWRYKEGECKHSSFVLQMVEWARWVISWQCEAMSKDRSLVGFFDSTKPPCTFPTHSQDCEFSCKPQCGHSGPVYVIMITNDKMSVQELPANSSVMDLLAKVGRGSCRWSSYKFCVKEELRARVNHEAVSDPSCKLKMGDVVELTPAIPDKSLPVYREEIQRMYDTTSYHIKCNA is encoded by the exons ATGACGGTGCCGACGATCGCTCTCTTCGCGACCTGTTCCGTGCCGCACCAGATCATTTCTCACGCTTCACACGAATTCGACGTGTACGGCCGATCAACGTCGTCGGCTTCTGCGTCGCCGTCTCAGAGATCGGTATCCTGCCTGTTTTCGACGCCTCCGGTCAAGTCGGCCAGTTATTCGACCGGGGGCGAGGAATTGGGGTCGCTGTGGCATGACAGAAGCGTGCCTATGAGAATGAGTGTGGAATTCAATTCAATTAGGTCAGGAAGTGGTTATATGTTAAATGGATTCGTCACGCATGCGTTGGGTGCGTGTGTGGTTTACGATTCGACTATGTTGCCTACAGATGATCTCACTTTCAGTAGTTTTGTGGAATTGGGTTACGCAAAGGACTTACTCTGTGAAGCGCAGTCGAGGCATTCAATTTTCAGCGATGATTTCGTGATCAAGGCTTTCAACGAAGCGGAGAAGGCTCACAGAGGCCAG AAGCGAGCTAGTGGGCATCCTTATTTGCAGCATTGTGTGGAGACGGCGATGCTCCTGGCAAACATTGGCGCTAATTCTACAATTGTTGCTGCAGGGCTTTTGCACGATTCCGTTGACGATTCTTTTTTTACCTTTGACCATATTTCAGCGTCACTTGGAAGTGGAGTCGCTGATTTAGTTGAAGGG GTGTCAAAGCTGAGCCAAATTAGCAAGCTTGCGAGGGACAATAACACTGCCGACAAGACTGTTGAGGCGGATCGACTGCATACCATGTTCCTTGCAATGGCGGATGCTAGGGCTGTTCTGATAAAGCTAGCTGATAGGTTGCATAATATGACGACTCTGGAGGCGTTGCCGCTGATCAAACAACAAAGATTTGCTAAGGAAACTTCTGAAATATTCGTGCCTCTAGCCAATAGATTAGGGGCCTCCTCTTGGAAAGAGCAGCTTGAAAATCTATGTTTCAAACATCTAAACCATGATCAATATCAGGAGTTGTCATCGAAGCTTGTGAAGTTCTTTGACGAGGCTGTGATTACTTCTTCTGTGGATAAGCTGGAGCAAGCTCTCAAAAATGGAGCAGTTTCTTACTATTCTCTGTCAGGCAGGCATAAAAGCCTGTTCGGCATCTATTCCAAAATGTCAAA GAAGAAGATAAATATGGAGGAAGTTCATGATATCCATGGTTTAAGATTGATAGTTGAAACAAGAGAAGAATGTTATAAAGCTCTAAAAATTGTCCATCATCTGTGGCGCGAAGTCCTAGGGCGATTCAAGGACTACATTCTTTATCCCAAGTGCAATGG ataccaatcGCTACATACAATAGTAATATGTGACAGTATGGTTCCTCTCGAAGTTCAGATCCGAACAAAAAGAATGCATCTTCAAGCCGAGTACGGGTTTGCTGCCCACTGGAGATACAAAGAAGGAGAGTGCAAACACTCTTCCTTTGTTCTTCAGATGGTGGAATGGGCGCGTTGGGTTATTTCGTGGCAGTGTGAGGCAATGAGCAAAGATAGGTCGTTAGTTGGATTCTTTGATTCCACGAAACCACCTTGTACGTTCCCTACCCATTCCCAAGATTGCGAGTTTTCTTGCAAACCTCAATGTGGCCACAGTGGACCTGTTTATGTTATCATGATTACAAATGATAAG ATGTCTGTACAGGAGTTACCTGCAAACTCATCAGTGATGGATCTGTTGGCGAAAGTCGGGCGAGGCAGTTGTAGATGGTCCTCGTACAAGTTCTGTGTGAAAGAGGAGTTGAGGGCGAGGGTAAACCATGAAGCTGTGAGTGATCCAAGCTGCAAGTTGAAGATGGGGGATGTGGTTGAGCTCACTCCAGCCATACCAGATAAATCGCTGCCCGTCTACCGGGAAGAAATCCAGCGAATGTACGATACAACCTCTTACCATATCAAGTGCAATGCGTAG
- the LOC121782687 gene encoding probable disease resistance protein At4g27220, whose protein sequence is MSLTDGGKAAELNEQVGKLVDRSQNFGELLLDVCGARGEAFLANGLVGEAFNENLETILKLLESGQVSSVGVYGMGGVGKTTLAKHIHNKLLQQSQGRVFWVTVSQEFTITNLQEKMARFLGVDLSDEDNEDIRAARLHRALSRMKISVLILDDVWENIDPLKDEAWKLFTEILGNETEVAPQVQNIAKSVSKLCDGLPLGIITIAASMRGETMIHTWTNVLAELNECVMGQDNMGEVAEVINVLKYSFDRLNVNNYSQGNGLNTLQRCLLYCTLYPEDCEICREHLVRKFISEGLLHRRKSRRMHDLVRGLALKIGEGKYMVRAGYDSLTEIPEEQEWTEGLEKVSLMKSGIRRIGDGFSPSCPKLSTLLLCENPLELIPESFFSRMRGLRTLDLRGTELTKLPNSVSELKSLKALHLEYCHRLENVPYLGKLKELGELNLSRTAIKKVPHGLDELLNLEFLSMDAPLLKMLPRGLLLKLVHLQYINLPFGIQVPVEEVGNLKQLEQFSGRVKNVNEFNWFIRCRKDNTCYRIRVGPDNTTRYNGYIMGDFGSHGNELILCECNLKAEKVLGHGIVYLTASKCEGLSMCFVDDFPQLNNPKSLKRLRIESCGGT, encoded by the exons ATGAGCTTGACGGATGGAGGAAAAGCTGCAGAACTAAACGAGCAAGTTGGTAAGCTTGTTGATCGATCTCAGAATTTCGGTGAACTTCTTCTTGATGTTTGTGGAGCTAGGGGAGAAGCATTTTTAGCAAATGGGTTGGTTGGTGAAGCTTTTAATGAAAATTTGGAAACGATTTTGAAACTTTTGGAGAGTGGCCAAGTGTCGAGCGTTGGTGTTTATGGTATGGGTGGTGTGGGCAAAACGACGCTGGCAAAGCACATCCACAATAAACTCCTGCAACAGTCTCAAGGACGTGTGTTTTGGGTTACGGTCTCGCAAGAATTTACTATTACCAATTTGCAAGAGAAGATGGCTCGTTTTTTAGGTGTGGACCTTTCGGATGAGGATAATGAAGACATAAGAGCAGCAAGACTGCATAGAGCTTTGTCTCGGATGAAGATTTCAGTACTCATATTAGATGATGTGTGGGAAAATATTGATCCGTTAAAG GATGAGGCATGGAAGTTATTCACTGAAATTCTTGGAAACGAGACGGAGGTAGCTCCTCAAGTACAAAACATTGCAAAATCTGTGTCAAAGCTGTGTGATGGTTTGCCCCTCGGAATTATTACCATTGCTGCAAGCATGAGGGGTGAGACAATGATTCATACATGGACAAATGTGTTAGCAGAACTAAACGAATGTGTTATGGGGCAAGACAACATGGGAGAAGTTGCTGAGGTGATTAATGTATTGAAATATAGTTTTGATCGGTTGAATGTGAATAATTATAGTCAGGGAAATGGCTTGAACACACTTCAACGTTGTTTGCTGTATTGCACGTTATACCCTGAAGACTGTGAAATATGTAGAGAACATTTGGTTAGAAAATTCATTTCGGAGGGGCTGCTCCATCGAAGAAAGAGTAGGAGA ATGCATGATCTTGTGAGAGGTTTGGCATTGAAGATTGGTGAGGGGAAATATATGGTAAGAGCGGGGTATGATTCATTGACGGAAATCCCTGAAGAACAAGAGTGGACAGAGGGTTTGGAGAAGGTGTCCTTAATGAAAAGTGGCATAAGGAGAATCGGAGATGGATTTTCTCCTAGTTGTCCTAAGCTCTCAACATTGCTTTTATGTGAGAACCCTTTGGAGCTTATTCCAGAGTCATTCTTTTCTAGAATGCGGGGATTACGCACTCTTGATTTGCGCGGAACTGAATTAACTAAGCTGCCAAACTCTGTATCAGAATTGAAGAGCCTCAAGGCCCTGCATCTTGAGTATTGTCACAGGCTTGAAAATGTTCCCTACTTGGGGAAGCTTAAGGAACTGGGGGAGTTGAACCTCTCACGTACGGCCATCAAGAAAGTGCCTCATGGACTTGACGAATTACTCAATCTCGAATTTCTCTCAATGGATGCACCTCTATTGAAGATGCTTCCAAGAGGATTGTTACTCAAACTTGTTCACCTCCAGTACATAAATCTTCCATTTGGTATACAAGTACCCGTAGAAGAAGTTGGGAATCTGAAACAGCTAGAACAGTTTAGTGGAAGAGTGAAAAATGTGAATGAGTTTAATTGGTTTATCAGATGCCGGAAGGATAATACTTGCTACAGAATCCGAGTAGGGCCGGACAATACTACTCGCTACAATGGCTACATAATGGGAGATTTTGGATCTCACGGTAACGAGTTGATTTTGTGTGAATGCAACCTTAAAGCTGAGAAAGTATTAGGTCATGGAATCGTGTACCTGACAGCTAGCAAATGTGAAGGTTTGAGCATGTGCTTTGTGGATGATTTTCCACAGCTAAATAATCCCAAATCCCTCAAGAGATTGAGAATTGAAAGCTGTGGAGGAACATAG
- the LOC121780899 gene encoding transmembrane protein 87B-like isoform X1: protein MRRMIPILSLAAAMLLCALRIEASVHQYTGQRFAAKGNAFVIHGGSEGLHSSTPGLNDSSPDHSFIRFENIVFQRPLDLSNFSSQSIHAVVFEVNDRDSIGGSAYGGQRAVCCSADLAKLGVCKQGQIIYRPATNNPGWPQVFGVSFDVDATDATLEPSSLQITKTGMYNLYFIHCDPRLKEVYVEGNSVWKNPTGYLPGRMAPLMRFYGFMSLAFVLLGVFWFSQYARFWREVLPLQNCITLVITLGMFEMALWYFDYAEFNETGTRPTGITIWAVTFGTVKRTVARLVLLIVSMGYGVVRPTLGGLTSKVMLLGGTFFLATEVLEIIENVGTVSDRSGKARLFFVLPVAILDAFFILWIFTSLSSTLNKLQARRLTAKLDIYRKFTNALAIAVIVSVGWICYELYFKSNDVYNEQWQNAWIIPAFWQVLSFSLLCVICALWAPSKNSMRYAYSSVDAEEELYKDDTLKLIKPSTLIPKDVRSSESDSPTSGNASPQSDLEEEKND, encoded by the exons ATGCGCCGCATGATCCCCATTCTGTCCCTCGCGGCGGCGATGCTGCTCTGCGCTCTTCGCATTGAGGCGTCGGTCCACCAGTACACCGGGCAGAGATTCGCCGCCAAAGGAAATGCGTTCGTTATTCACGGCGGCAGCGAAGGACTTCACTCATCCACCCCTGGACTCAACGATTCCTCCCCCGACCACTCTTTTATTCG ATTTGAAAATATAGTATTCCAGAGGCCTCTGGACCTCTCCAATTTCAGCTCACAATCTATTCATGCCGTTGTATTTGAGGTCAACGACAGGGACTCAATTGGAGGTTCAGCATATGGAGGCCAGAGAGCGGTCTGCTGCTCAGCCGACCTAGCAAAACTTGGAGTATGCAAGCAAGGTCAAATCATTTACCGCCCTGCTACCAATAATCCAGGTTGGCCACAAGTATTCGGTGTGTCATTTGATGTGGATGCGACAGATGCTACTCTGGAGCCAAGTTCCCTGCAAATTACAAAAACTGGGATGTATAACCTGTATTTCATTCATTGTGATCCACGGCTTAAAGAGGTTTATGTCGAGGGGAATTCGGTCTGGAAAAATCCTACTGGTTACCTACCTGGTAGAATGGCTCCACTCATGAGATTCTATGGGTTCATGTCTCTTGCATTTGTCCTGCTTGGGGTATTCTGGTTTTCACAGTATGCAAGATTTTGGAGAGAAGTCCTTCCATTGCAAAACTGTATTACACTCGTGATAACACTGGGCATGTTTGAGATGGCCTTGTGGTACTTTGATTATGCTGAGTTTAATGAAACTGGTACCAGACCTACAGGTATCACTATCTGGGCAGTCACTTTTGGGACGGTGAAACGAACCGTGGCAAGACTTGTCCTCCTCATTGTCTCCATGGGTTATGGTGTTGTTAGACCTACCTTAGGAGGTCTTACATCAAAGGTTATGTTACTTGGAGGGACTTTCTTTCTGGCCACTGAAGTTCTTgaaattattgaaaatgttGGTACTGTGAGTGACCGCTCAGGGAAGGCTAGGCTGTTTTTCGTTCTGCCGGTGGCAATTTTGGATGCTTTCTTCATTCTTTGGATATTTACCTCCCTCTCTTCCACCTTGAATAAGCTTCAG GCTAGGAGATTGACTGCCAAGTTAGATATTTACAGGAAGTTCACGAATGCATTAGCGATTGCAGTTATTGTGTCTGTTGGCTGGATTTGCTACGAG CTTTATTTCAAGTCAAATGACGTCTACAATGAGCAATGGCAGAATGCTTGGATCATCCCAGCCTTCTGGCAAGTATTGTCGTTCTCCCTCTTGTGCGTCATATGTGCTCTTTGGGCACCATCGAAGAACTCAATGCG ATATGCTTATTCGTCTGTGGATGCTGAGGAAGAGTTATACAAAGACGACACTCTGAAACTCATAAAACCATCAACACTGATCCCGAAGGATGTACGGAGTTCAGAGTCCGACTCTCCCACAAGCGGCAATGCTTCACCCCAGAGTGATCTCGAAGAAGAAAAAAACGACTAA
- the LOC121780899 gene encoding transmembrane protein 87B-like isoform X2, producing the protein MRRMIPILSLAAAMLLCALRIEASVHQYTGQRFAAKGNAFVIHGGSEGLHSSTPGLNDSSPDHSFIRDSIGGSAYGGQRAVCCSADLAKLGVCKQGQIIYRPATNNPGWPQVFGVSFDVDATDATLEPSSLQITKTGMYNLYFIHCDPRLKEVYVEGNSVWKNPTGYLPGRMAPLMRFYGFMSLAFVLLGVFWFSQYARFWREVLPLQNCITLVITLGMFEMALWYFDYAEFNETGTRPTGITIWAVTFGTVKRTVARLVLLIVSMGYGVVRPTLGGLTSKVMLLGGTFFLATEVLEIIENVGTVSDRSGKARLFFVLPVAILDAFFILWIFTSLSSTLNKLQARRLTAKLDIYRKFTNALAIAVIVSVGWICYELYFKSNDVYNEQWQNAWIIPAFWQVLSFSLLCVICALWAPSKNSMRYAYSSVDAEEELYKDDTLKLIKPSTLIPKDVRSSESDSPTSGNASPQSDLEEEKND; encoded by the exons ATGCGCCGCATGATCCCCATTCTGTCCCTCGCGGCGGCGATGCTGCTCTGCGCTCTTCGCATTGAGGCGTCGGTCCACCAGTACACCGGGCAGAGATTCGCCGCCAAAGGAAATGCGTTCGTTATTCACGGCGGCAGCGAAGGACTTCACTCATCCACCCCTGGACTCAACGATTCCTCCCCCGACCACTCTTTTATTCG GGACTCAATTGGAGGTTCAGCATATGGAGGCCAGAGAGCGGTCTGCTGCTCAGCCGACCTAGCAAAACTTGGAGTATGCAAGCAAGGTCAAATCATTTACCGCCCTGCTACCAATAATCCAGGTTGGCCACAAGTATTCGGTGTGTCATTTGATGTGGATGCGACAGATGCTACTCTGGAGCCAAGTTCCCTGCAAATTACAAAAACTGGGATGTATAACCTGTATTTCATTCATTGTGATCCACGGCTTAAAGAGGTTTATGTCGAGGGGAATTCGGTCTGGAAAAATCCTACTGGTTACCTACCTGGTAGAATGGCTCCACTCATGAGATTCTATGGGTTCATGTCTCTTGCATTTGTCCTGCTTGGGGTATTCTGGTTTTCACAGTATGCAAGATTTTGGAGAGAAGTCCTTCCATTGCAAAACTGTATTACACTCGTGATAACACTGGGCATGTTTGAGATGGCCTTGTGGTACTTTGATTATGCTGAGTTTAATGAAACTGGTACCAGACCTACAGGTATCACTATCTGGGCAGTCACTTTTGGGACGGTGAAACGAACCGTGGCAAGACTTGTCCTCCTCATTGTCTCCATGGGTTATGGTGTTGTTAGACCTACCTTAGGAGGTCTTACATCAAAGGTTATGTTACTTGGAGGGACTTTCTTTCTGGCCACTGAAGTTCTTgaaattattgaaaatgttGGTACTGTGAGTGACCGCTCAGGGAAGGCTAGGCTGTTTTTCGTTCTGCCGGTGGCAATTTTGGATGCTTTCTTCATTCTTTGGATATTTACCTCCCTCTCTTCCACCTTGAATAAGCTTCAG GCTAGGAGATTGACTGCCAAGTTAGATATTTACAGGAAGTTCACGAATGCATTAGCGATTGCAGTTATTGTGTCTGTTGGCTGGATTTGCTACGAG CTTTATTTCAAGTCAAATGACGTCTACAATGAGCAATGGCAGAATGCTTGGATCATCCCAGCCTTCTGGCAAGTATTGTCGTTCTCCCTCTTGTGCGTCATATGTGCTCTTTGGGCACCATCGAAGAACTCAATGCG ATATGCTTATTCGTCTGTGGATGCTGAGGAAGAGTTATACAAAGACGACACTCTGAAACTCATAAAACCATCAACACTGATCCCGAAGGATGTACGGAGTTCAGAGTCCGACTCTCCCACAAGCGGCAATGCTTCACCCCAGAGTGATCTCGAAGAAGAAAAAAACGACTAA
- the LOC121780817 gene encoding protein TIFY 10a-like — translation MSSSRMVHDGSRQPGRSNFMQTCNLLTRFIKEKGSLRDFNIEISGKVESLQPIGVPNTSLAPLVAPISSIHATISCCKEPSQLTIFYSGRVLVFDDYPSNKVEELVAFAEKESPQVSCGTLSSINASAPVSSSRDGLPPRPHQAGTSYRHKADGISSNSSKEKMSCPDETSASDLPIARRSSLHRFLEKRKDRSAVRGPYHQVEEEPKGDGQLDLKL, via the exons atgTCCAGTTCAAGAATGGTCCATGACGGCAGTAGGCAACCTGGGAGATCCAATTTTATGCAGACGTGTAATCTCTTAACTcgttttattaaggaaaaagggaGTCTCAGAGATTTTAATATAGAAATTTCTGGAAAAGTGGAGAGCCTTCAACCCATAG GTGTGCCGAACACGTCTTTGGCGCCTCTAGTGGCTCCGATTTCGTCCATTCATGCAACTATTAG CTGCTGCAAAGAGCCATCCCAGTTGACTATATTCTACTCAGGTAGAGTGTTGGTGTTTGATGATTATCCATCCAACAAAGTTGAAGAGCTCGTGGCCTTTGCCGAGAAAGAGAGCCCCCAGGTATCCTGTGGCACTCTGTCGAGCATCAACGCTAGTGCGCCCGTCTCTAGTTCACGAGACGGGCTGCCTCCACGGCCACATCAGGCCGGTACTAGCTACCGCCACAAGGCCGATGGCATTTCCTcgaactcctctaaggagaaaatGAGCTGCCCTGATGAGACTAGTGCTTCTG ATCTCCCAATTGCAAGAAGATCGTCACTTCATCGGTTTCTTGAGAAGAGGAAAGATAG GTCTGCGGTTAGGGGGCCTTATCATCAAGTTGAAGAAGAGCCAAAGGGGGATGGACAACTTGACCTCAAATTGTAA